CTGGGCCGGCGCAAGCGGTTCGCTGCTTTTCTGGTATTTTCTTCTGACGCTTTTCACTGCCATCATCCTTTACCAGACGAGATTCCGGCTGTATAACCGTCTGCCCCTGCTCTTCCTTATTCTGGGCGTGTTGCAGCTGCTTTTTATCATGCTGCTTGTCTTCTTCGATGACGCTCAGCCGTTCCGCACGTTTGCCATGCCGATGACAAGCGGACGCGGACTCAATCCGCTTCTGCTTCACTGGGCGATGATCATTCATCCGCCCATCCTCTATGTCGGCTACGTTTCCTTTGCCATTCCCTTTGCCGTCTTTGCCGCCGCCGTGATGTCGGGCAACATGAAGGACGATCTGCTTGCGATCTTCCGTCGCTGGGGCCTGTTCTCCTGGTTCTTCCTCGGTTTCGGCATCCTGCTCGGCAGTAAGTGGGCCTATGAAGAGCTGGGATGGGGCGGCTACTGGGCCTGGGACCCGGTCGAGAACGCCTCGCTGATGCCGTTCCTGCTGGCTACGGCATTCCTGCATTCGCTCATCGTGCAGCATCACCGGGGCATGCTGCGCTTCTGGAACCTCTTCCTGATCACGTCTACCTATCACTTCTGCCTGCTCGGCACGTGGATAACGCGCTCGGGCGTGCTGCAGGGCCCGCACTCCTTTGCCGAATCGGCCATCGGACCGCCGATGATTATTTTCATCGGCGCCAGCTATGTCTACTTCTTGCGCTTCCTTTTCTTCAAGCGCAAGGTGCTGCGCCCCGACGATCAGCTGCAATCCGTAACTTCCAAAGAAGGAAGCATGCTGCTCAACAACTTCTTGATGCTGATCTCGGTGGTCATCATCCTTGTGGGAGTTTTCTCTCCGCTTGTGCCGCTGGATTGTTCGTTCAACGGCGGCCTGCAATGCTTCAAGGCCGAATGGAAGCCGACGACTTACAACAAGCTGATGGTTCCGATCGGTCTGATCGTTCTCTTTCTGATGGGAGCCTCTCCGCTGCTTGCATGGCGTAAATCGGCCGACGTCATCTACGCCCGCACGCTGCGCATTCCGCTTCTGGCCGGCATCGCTGCGACGATCCTCTACGGATCACTTTACGGTCTGTTCTTTACGTCTTTTGACGGAGAAAACAACAGCCCCTGGGGGCCGCAGATCCTCGCCGAGATCTTCTCGGTGCTGACCGTCGGCTGCGGCGTCTTCTTAATCGTCGGCATCATGCAGGAATACCATCGCGGCATCAAGTCGCGACGGGCAAGGCTGGGCGAATCTTTCGGCCGCGCCTTCGTGCAGCTCCTACTGCTGAACAAGAGGCGCTACGGCGGGTATCTGATTCACCTCTCCGTCGTCTTTCTCTTCATCGGTTATTCGGGCGGCGCCTTCAAGACGACCGGACGCCTGCAATTCCACTACTATCGCATGGATGTGCCCGAAGGCGCTCCTTACGTGTACTATTATTCGGGCGACAAGGCCTATCTCGATAATTACATCATCGAGGCCCGCGAGCTCTTTCTGCGACCTCATTTCGAGCCACATGGCAATCCCGAGAATCCGGGCGATATGACCGTATCGCAGGAGGCGCATTACCGCATCAATCCGCGCGATCTTTTGCCCGTATATCCTTCTGACGGAAGCGATCCTTTCGCCTTCGCCAACAAGCCGGCGCCGCTCGGCGACCGTCTGATCAAGTTCACCTCGGGCTTTATTCCCGACGGGCGCATGACGACGGAGCGGCGCTTCTATCCGCAGATTTATCCGTACACGGGTGAGGTACAGAAAGACCAGAACGGCATCAGCGCTCGCATGGCCACATCGGAGCCCGATATGAAGTCGAGCTGGTCTGAAGACCTCTATATTCAGCTCGGCGCCATCTACGATCCGATGCGCAACCGGAACCCCGATCTGGCCGCGATGTATGAGTTCTACCTGTATGAACTCAAGCGCGATCCGCGCGGCTACGAGATGCTCTTCCCTCCGTCTATCGTCGCCGACCTCGAATACTGGGTGAATCCTCTTGTGAAATTCATCTGGCTGGGCACGACGCTTTTCTTCTTTGCCGGCCTTCTCATTCTTCTTCCGTTCGGTGAAAAACGCGAAGAGGATGTGATTGAAGAGGCCGCTGAGAAGGCTACGGCAGGAAAGCCCGTGACGGGAGAGCGGTATTGATGGTCCTCTGGATCGTCATCTTCCTGTTTATTCTGACCGGCGTTCTCGCCGGTCTTCGATTCCTAAAAAAGAAAGATCCTTTCGGCGGCCTTGATTCAGAGACACAATCGAAGAACGATTCTGCCGGAGATTCCGGAAACCATACATGACTCAACTGATCGGTATTCTCAGCGTTATTGCCATCCTTATTCTTATCGCCTTTCTCTTCTGGCCCGTTCTTCGAGATAGCTCGGGTAACGACTTCTATCGCACAGGCATCACGAAGAAGAAAGAACGCCAGACGCGCGAAGAGTTTCTGCTGCGCCGCATCGCCGACCTCGATCTCGATCGCGATAGCGGCAAGCTCAGCGCCGAGGAACATGCAGAATTGATCCGCCCGCTTCGCGAAGAGCTTGATGCCGTCGTCGGCGCCGCTCGTGCCGATGCCGAAAGTGCGGATGCTGGCAAAACCGATGGACGCACTCGAACGCCCGTAGCATTGCTCTTTCTCTTCGCCGGCATGGCACTGGCACCGGCGCTTCATGCAGCTCCAGTCGCCGTCGAAGGCCGCATCATCAACGGAACAACCGGACAGCCGGCTCGCGTAGAGCAGCTTGAGCTTCTGAAGATCCAGGAAGGCATGCAGGTCGTCGAAACGCTAAAAGCGGCCGGGCCGAATTTTCGCTTCACACCGATCGAACAGGCCGGAGCGCCGCTGCTTGTGCGGGCGACCTATGCGGGCGATAGCTTCATATCGGTGATCCCACCCGTTGAAAGGCCCGGACAGGAAGCGCTGCAAACGGACCTCACCGTCTACGAACGCGGAGCTCGCATCGACGATATCGAGTTCCATTCCGGATTGCAGATCTCCAGGCTGCGAGAAGGCCTCGACGTCACTCTTGTATATGCCATCAACAACAACTCAAAGCCGGGGCGCTCTTTCGACATATCTGATCTGACCTTTCCCGTGCCCGCCGACGCAAAAGAGCTGCGCGTCAGCGTCGCCCATCAGTCGGGCGGTATGCCCGTCACTCTCGAACCCGAGACCGTAACTGGCGGCATCCGGCTCAAGCGGGCGCTACGTCCCGGTATGTCTGAGCTGTCCATACGTTTCGTCACCGATACGCATATCTTCAAAGACCGCGTCGATTTCACGAAGGATCTGCTCGTGAACCGCGGCGACGGCCGGCCCTTCTTTCGCGTGCTGATCTGGCGACCGGCCGATGCCATCCCCGCAATCACGGGAGGCAATGGAACGGAGCTTGACATCCCGAATCTTGGCAAGGCCATGCAGGTCGTATACGACGAAGATGAAGTGATCTACGAATTCAAGGCCGGCGGCATCTGGTTTGAGAATCCGATGGCATCGGACGAAAATCCGATCTTCGATCACCCCTGGAAAAGCGGCATCGGAGTGCTTCTCGGTCTGACCATTCTGCTGCTCTTTCTCTCCATTCTCACGGGATCGAAGTTCCGACTGACGCGCGACGAGAAATAAGATGCTGCGGCTCGAAAAGCTCAGTCGGGCCTACGGGCATCATACGGTCCTTCATGAGATCGACATCGAGCTGAAAGACGGCGAGATCGTCTGTGTGATGGGACCGAACGGAGCCGGTAAAACGTCGCTTGTCGAGGCTATCCTTTCACATAACCGTCCGGCCGGCGCCCGGCTTTTCTTTCACGGCGAAGAGATTCGCGGCATCGAGGCGCATAATCGCTTCCTCTCTCGCTGCGCGTATCTGGGCCACGAACCCGGACTGATGTATGATCTGAGCGCCCTTGAGAATCTAAAATTCTTCGCCGACTTCCACTGCACGGTCCGCCCGACAGAAGAGAGGCTGCGTGCGTTGCTTGCCGCCGTCGGACTGGAACGTCGAGCCAATGATGCGGCTCGTATCTTCTCACGCGGAATGCGACAGAGGCTGGGGCTTGCGCGCTGCCTGCTGCATGATCCCGATATGCTCTTTCTTGACGAGCCGTTAACGGGACTTGATCAGGAAGGCATCAAAAGATTGATCGAACTTCTGCGCCCGGTTCGCGAACGCCGCGCATCCGCCCTTATCATC
This region of Leptonema illini DSM 21528 genomic DNA includes:
- the ccmI gene encoding c-type cytochrome biogenesis protein CcmI, which produces MTQLIGILSVIAILILIAFLFWPVLRDSSGNDFYRTGITKKKERQTREEFLLRRIADLDLDRDSGKLSAEEHAELIRPLREELDAVVGAARADAESADAGKTDGRTRTPVALLFLFAGMALAPALHAAPVAVEGRIINGTTGQPARVEQLELLKIQEGMQVVETLKAAGPNFRFTPIEQAGAPLLVRATYAGDSFISVIPPVERPGQEALQTDLTVYERGARIDDIEFHSGLQISRLREGLDVTLVYAINNNSKPGRSFDISDLTFPVPADAKELRVSVAHQSGGMPVTLEPETVTGGIRLKRALRPGMSELSIRFVTDTHIFKDRVDFTKDLLVNRGDGRPFFRVLIWRPADAIPAITGGNGTELDIPNLGKAMQVVYDEDEVIYEFKAGGIWFENPMASDENPIFDHPWKSGIGVLLGLTILLLFLSILTGSKFRLTRDEK
- a CDS encoding ABC transporter ATP-binding protein, encoding MLRLEKLSRAYGHHTVLHEIDIELKDGEIVCVMGPNGAGKTSLVEAILSHNRPAGARLFFHGEEIRGIEAHNRFLSRCAYLGHEPGLMYDLSALENLKFFADFHCTVRPTEERLRALLAAVGLERRANDAARIFSRGMRQRLGLARCLLHDPDMLFLDEPLTGLDQEGIKRLIELLRPVRERRASALIITHDDAPFLDVADRYLFIKDGRLVADIERNRYTDAARRHLRSLLSTDDAVVR